The Candidatus Hydrogenedentota bacterium genome has a window encoding:
- a CDS encoding type II toxin-antitoxin system RelE/ParE family toxin, whose product MKDELKVLVCAGDTRQIIRALPVEIRQKIGRALMLVQTGDTPKNTKYLQGFRAPVQEIRISHDKEAYRAVYTVAIHDKVYLLHVFHKKSKSGIGISPRDLELIGRRLRDALAMEKE is encoded by the coding sequence ATGAAGGACGAACTCAAAGTTCTGGTTTGCGCGGGAGACACCAGGCAGATTATTCGAGCGCTTCCGGTGGAAATAAGACAGAAAATTGGCCGCGCCCTGATGCTCGTCCAGACAGGCGACACCCCAAAGAACACAAAATATCTTCAGGGATTCAGGGCGCCTGTCCAGGAAATCCGAATCTCCCACGACAAAGAGGCGTATAGGGCGGTCTACACGGTGGCGATTCATGATAAGGTATACTTACTGCACGTGTTTCACAAAAAATCGAAGAGCGGCATTGGAATTTCACCCAGGGACTTAGAATTGATTGGAAGGCGGCTGCGAGACGCTCTAGCAATGGAGAAGGAATAA
- a CDS encoding XRE family transcriptional regulator, whose product MPETNVPEPTKFEVVTNIFEALDIPNAEHETARCELVGRIFQIGRDRNLSDRQLAKMAGCTYERMSQLRAVDFDDVTIDELCGYLVALGHGIRIVVEPELRTDAHLTVES is encoded by the coding sequence ATGCCCGAAACGAATGTGCCTGAACCTACAAAGTTTGAGGTGGTCACGAACATTTTCGAGGCGCTTGATATCCCGAACGCCGAGCATGAAACCGCCAGGTGCGAACTGGTCGGCCGGATATTTCAAATTGGCCGGGATCGTAACCTCAGCGACCGCCAACTCGCCAAAATGGCGGGCTGCACCTATGAGCGCATGTCACAACTTCGTGCGGTTGACTTCGATGATGTCACGATTGACGAACTTTGCGGTTATCTCGTCGCGCTGGGGCATGGCATTCGGATCGTTGTGGAACCGGAACTGCGAACCGATGCCCATCTGACCGTGGAAAGTTGA
- a CDS encoding amidohydrolase family protein: MNTNTTITRRAFHRGALAAGAALLAAARPSRGASASTFPPGKYVDIHTHLGQEWGVKQPLTADLLLAWMDEHDIAQAVVLPLINPESWDHPLTTDYVLDQTKPHRDRLIPFCSVDPRTINLSAQGKRDLLRKYQDAGCQGFGEHKPGVPMDDPRNLDLFNACAEIGFPVLFHLDNSRNTDAPGLPGVEAVLKVIPEGVFIGHATGWWASISGGLEQGELQGYPKGDVAPGGAVGRLFDTYPNIYGDLSAGSGSNALARDPEHGKAFCLKYADRLLFGTDYLEPGQAVRQFEILDSFELPEDVQAKIYRDNARKLLGMH, encoded by the coding sequence ATGAACACCAACACAACCATCACCCGACGCGCCTTCCACCGCGGCGCCCTCGCGGCCGGCGCCGCGTTGCTCGCCGCCGCCCGCCCTTCCCGCGGCGCGTCCGCGAGCACCTTCCCCCCGGGGAAATACGTCGACATTCACACCCACCTCGGTCAGGAGTGGGGCGTCAAGCAACCGCTCACCGCCGACCTCCTCCTCGCCTGGATGGACGAGCACGACATCGCCCAGGCGGTGGTCCTGCCGCTCATCAACCCCGAATCCTGGGACCACCCGCTCACCACGGACTATGTCCTCGATCAGACGAAACCCCACCGGGACCGGCTGATTCCCTTCTGCTCCGTCGATCCGCGCACCATCAACCTCAGCGCCCAGGGCAAACGCGACCTGCTCCGCAAATACCAGGACGCCGGCTGCCAGGGTTTCGGCGAGCACAAGCCCGGCGTCCCCATGGATGACCCGCGCAACCTCGATCTCTTCAACGCCTGCGCCGAAATCGGCTTCCCGGTCCTCTTCCACCTCGACAACAGCCGCAACACCGACGCGCCCGGCCTGCCCGGCGTCGAGGCGGTCCTCAAAGTGATCCCGGAAGGCGTCTTCATCGGCCACGCGACCGGCTGGTGGGCCTCCATCAGCGGCGGCCTCGAACAAGGCGAGCTGCAGGGCTACCCCAAGGGCGACGTCGCCCCTGGCGGGGCCGTCGGACGACTCTTCGACACCTACCCCAACATCTACGGCGACCTTTCCGCCGGCAGCGGGTCCAACGCGCTCGCCCGCGACCCGGAACACGGCAAGGCCTTCTGCCTCAAGTACGCCGATCGCCTCCTCTTCGGCACGGACTACCTCGAACCCGGCCAGGCCGTTCGCCAGTTCGAAATCCTCGACAGTTTTGAGCTTCCTGAGGATGTGCAGGCGAAAATCTACCGCGACAACGCCCGGAAGCTCCTCGGAATGCATTAG
- a CDS encoding HNH endonuclease, which translates to MTCDVSCLGFLLRIEGLRKQVAVNKYERSSVARARCIKEHGHSCKVCNFNFEEKYGELGKEFIHVHHITPLHTIGKSYKIDYVKDLIPVCPNCHAMLHKKIDGKFYTVSELAELIRAIAIGQDVDG; encoded by the coding sequence ATGACTTGTGATGTGTCATGTTTGGGATTCTTGCTAAGAATTGAAGGTCTAAGAAAGCAGGTTGCCGTCAACAAGTACGAACGTAGTTCTGTTGCCAGAGCGAGATGCATAAAGGAACACGGTCATTCCTGCAAAGTTTGCAATTTTAATTTCGAAGAAAAATACGGTGAGCTTGGCAAAGAATTCATCCACGTTCACCACATCACGCCATTACATACCATTGGTAAGAGCTACAAAATCGACTATGTAAAGGACTTAATACCTGTTTGTCCAAATTGCCATGCAATGCTTCACAAGAAAATCGACGGCAAGTTCTACACTGTGTCAGAACTCGCGGAACTCATCAGAGCGATTGCGATCGGGCAGGATGTCGATGGATAG
- a CDS encoding SPFH domain-containing protein: protein MEIAAGLMLGLMVWFTARFLIPGLYTVGPNERAVKTVFGRAQRLGNRTTNDDAVSESLRESERDRYCYPQVRVIGPGGPYFKWPWERIHKVSIATETASMAYDPESPSANRDGTVLEAVTKDQLNTGLSGQIRYQVSERNLYAYIFGVRYPIAHVMGYFVSVLRERIATFTAPGAAADDGAGEAALVEGISINDLRKNLRDLNDHMDAECRCSEARYGILLDASLITEIDPPPEVESALAAINTAHNQVSSDISLATAAADQRIVESRRAVEIETLNAEADVEPLLRLAGELAELKRSGGDAMSAYVRTVKLPLFSGAKRIITEVKS, encoded by the coding sequence ATGGAGATTGCAGCGGGACTGATGCTTGGGCTCATGGTTTGGTTCACAGCGCGATTTCTCATCCCGGGGCTCTATACCGTGGGGCCAAACGAGCGCGCCGTTAAGACCGTATTCGGACGTGCGCAGCGCCTCGGGAACAGGACCACCAACGACGACGCGGTTTCCGAATCGCTTCGTGAATCAGAACGGGATCGGTACTGCTATCCGCAGGTTCGGGTCATCGGGCCGGGGGGGCCGTATTTCAAGTGGCCCTGGGAGCGGATACACAAGGTTTCGATCGCCACCGAGACGGCGAGTATGGCCTACGATCCCGAATCACCCTCGGCGAACCGCGATGGGACCGTGTTGGAAGCGGTCACAAAGGATCAACTCAATACGGGACTGTCGGGGCAGATACGGTACCAGGTATCCGAACGGAACCTCTACGCGTACATCTTCGGCGTGCGCTATCCTATTGCCCATGTGATGGGTTATTTCGTGTCCGTATTGCGCGAAAGAATTGCAACGTTTACCGCCCCGGGCGCGGCGGCGGACGACGGGGCGGGGGAGGCCGCTCTCGTAGAGGGCATATCGATCAACGATCTGCGCAAGAACCTGCGGGACCTGAACGATCATATGGACGCGGAATGCAGGTGCTCGGAGGCCCGTTACGGCATTCTGCTCGACGCCTCCCTGATCACCGAAATCGACCCTCCGCCCGAAGTGGAGTCCGCGCTGGCCGCGATCAACACGGCCCACAATCAGGTCTCTTCGGACATCAGCCTCGCGACCGCCGCGGCGGACCAGCGCATCGTAGAGTCCAGGCGCGCGGTGGAGATTGAAACGCTGAACGCGGAGGCGGACGTCGAGCCGCTGCTTCGTCTGGCCGGTGAATTGGCGGAGCTCAAGAGAAGTGGCGGGGACGCCATGAGCGCCTATGTGCGCACCGTGAAGCTGCCCCTGTTCTCCGGCGCAAAGCGCATCATCACGGAGGTGAAGTCATGA
- a CDS encoding SPFH/Band 7/PHB domain protein, translating into MIGSFLVAVVTVFILLIAEPMLLALARILGVYAIVEERQCRVYVLFGKVIATLDDPGLHFLWPRMGWKAPLVGWLGRCHVTDMRLDQAYLRSQPVNSEEGAPMGIGIWYEMYISDPVAYLFKNIDPRGSLAANVGNSTVRCLSNLPLEKMLVDRHTMSRTVRDEVTPKSDEWGYKLGSIYIRKVHFRDPEMIRQIESKVVNRLRQVTSAIRQDGANRVSIIRSTAERQAAIEFGKAAAVRPAIIGRAMAEISKDADVAQTMFEILETQRIVDGNGSVTLIQTPAHSLLPYLLASEGALPHEGISAGPQPPPKT; encoded by the coding sequence ATGATCGGGTCTTTTCTGGTCGCCGTGGTGACGGTCTTCATCCTCCTCATCGCCGAGCCAATGCTGCTGGCGCTGGCGCGTATCCTGGGCGTCTATGCCATCGTGGAGGAGCGCCAGTGCCGGGTTTACGTTCTCTTTGGCAAGGTCATCGCCACGCTCGACGATCCCGGGCTCCATTTCCTGTGGCCGCGAATGGGGTGGAAAGCGCCCCTCGTGGGTTGGCTGGGGCGCTGCCACGTTACCGACATGCGCCTCGATCAGGCCTACCTGCGCAGCCAGCCGGTCAACTCCGAGGAAGGCGCGCCAATGGGCATCGGCATCTGGTACGAAATGTACATCAGCGATCCCGTGGCCTACCTGTTCAAGAACATAGACCCGCGCGGGTCGCTGGCGGCCAACGTGGGCAACTCCACGGTTCGCTGCCTGAGCAACCTCCCGCTGGAAAAGATGCTGGTCGACCGCCACACCATGAGCCGGACCGTCCGGGACGAGGTCACGCCCAAATCGGACGAGTGGGGCTATAAACTGGGGTCCATCTACATCCGCAAAGTCCACTTCCGCGATCCCGAGATGATACGCCAGATAGAGAGCAAGGTGGTGAATCGGCTGAGGCAGGTGACCTCCGCCATCAGGCAGGACGGGGCCAACCGGGTCAGCATTATCCGCAGCACCGCGGAGCGCCAGGCCGCCATCGAGTTCGGCAAGGCGGCCGCCGTGCGCCCGGCGATCATCGGCAGGGCAATGGCGGAGATATCCAAAGACGCGGACGTGGCACAGACGATGTTCGAGATCCTGGAAACACAGCGGATCGTCGATGGTAATGGCAGCGTCACCCTGATCCAGACACCCGCGCACAGCCTTCTGCCCTACCTGCTGGCATCCGAAGGAGCCCTCCCCCACGAGGGCATTTCGGCCGGGCCGCAGCCACCCCCGAAAACATGA
- a CDS encoding D-alanine--D-alanine ligase, with amino-acid sequence MSSTHVAVFMGGRSSEHEISLKSGGGVARALEGAGFKVTPVLIGRDGQWSVEGSAPARAAIGLAQLEGRGVDCAFIALHGPYGEDGRIQGLFDMTGLPYTGSGCAASALAMDKVRSKAVVAAQGIRVAGHLALDRPTWAIDSAQVVEAIEKDIGFPCVIKAVSQGSSKGVAICDSLLTLRRDMESVMEVEDNIFVEQFVKGVEVTCSVLDADPSGRIRPLPLTEIRPKTARYFDYEAKYTPGATEEITPARIPAEQTDLVMDMAAHVHEVIGCSGWSRSDFIIDDHGPVWIEVNTIPGMTETSLFPQAAAATGIDYTQLVTALVEDALRRAEVRKAAV; translated from the coding sequence ATGAGCAGCACCCACGTCGCCGTCTTCATGGGCGGCCGCAGTTCCGAACACGAAATCTCCCTTAAATCCGGCGGCGGCGTCGCCCGGGCGCTCGAAGGCGCCGGCTTCAAGGTCACCCCCGTCCTCATCGGCCGCGACGGGCAGTGGTCCGTGGAGGGCAGCGCGCCGGCCCGCGCGGCCATCGGCCTGGCCCAGCTCGAAGGCCGCGGGGTGGACTGCGCGTTCATCGCGCTGCACGGCCCCTACGGCGAGGATGGGCGCATTCAGGGCCTCTTCGACATGACGGGCCTCCCCTACACCGGATCCGGCTGCGCCGCGAGCGCCCTGGCCATGGACAAGGTCCGCAGCAAGGCCGTGGTCGCCGCGCAGGGCATCCGCGTCGCCGGCCACCTGGCGCTCGACCGCCCCACGTGGGCCATCGACTCCGCGCAGGTCGTCGAGGCGATCGAGAAGGACATCGGCTTCCCCTGCGTCATCAAGGCGGTGTCCCAGGGTTCGAGCAAGGGCGTCGCCATCTGCGACAGCCTCCTCACGCTGCGCCGCGACATGGAGTCGGTGATGGAGGTGGAGGACAACATCTTCGTCGAGCAGTTCGTGAAGGGCGTGGAGGTCACGTGTTCCGTGCTCGACGCCGACCCCAGCGGGCGCATCCGCCCCCTCCCGCTCACGGAAATCCGCCCGAAAACGGCGCGCTACTTCGACTACGAGGCCAAGTACACCCCCGGCGCCACCGAGGAAATCACCCCCGCGCGCATCCCCGCCGAACAGACCGACCTCGTCATGGACATGGCCGCGCACGTCCACGAGGTCATCGGGTGCAGCGGCTGGAGCCGGAGCGATTTCATCATCGACGACCACGGCCCCGTTTGGATCGAGGTCAACACCATCCCCGGGATGACCGAGACCTCCCTCTTCCCCCAGGCCGCCGCGGCCACCGGCATCGACTACACCCAGCTCGTCACCGCGCTCGTGGAAGACGCGCTGCGCCGCGCGGAAGTGCGGAAGGCTGCGGTGTAG
- a CDS encoding tetratricopeptide repeat protein, whose translation MPNLRHPAILLFAAALLWLGGCASNRPAEEAFDPESLGVTDRVRHYQVEIRRNPEDPDLHYRLGNALLDMGRYQDAYRSYQGAIQLKRDHADAYANLGLALRRMGQLKAAAGAYVQALELNPGDRTTLTNLLVVAELMEDWDRVEWCLERLAMVSPDDPGLIAAHADVLHRLGRPAEAAPLYEAAAKSADPARNLYRAGLCYADLLQWPRAVALWELARAAEPENPSINRGLAVAHWEAGNLAAARAAIARCEELDIPLDPEFLRQVNSAPAE comes from the coding sequence GTGCCGAATCTCCGCCATCCCGCGATCCTGCTCTTCGCCGCCGCGCTGCTGTGGCTCGGCGGCTGCGCGAGCAACCGCCCCGCGGAGGAGGCCTTCGACCCCGAGTCCCTCGGCGTCACCGATCGCGTGCGCCACTACCAGGTGGAAATCCGCCGCAACCCCGAAGACCCCGATCTCCACTACCGCCTCGGCAACGCCCTGCTCGACATGGGGCGCTACCAGGACGCCTACCGCTCCTACCAGGGGGCCATCCAGCTCAAGCGGGACCATGCCGACGCCTACGCGAACCTGGGGCTCGCGCTCCGGCGCATGGGCCAGCTCAAGGCGGCCGCCGGGGCCTACGTGCAGGCGCTGGAACTCAACCCGGGCGACCGGACCACCCTGACCAACCTGCTCGTCGTCGCCGAGCTGATGGAAGACTGGGATCGCGTCGAGTGGTGCCTGGAGCGGCTCGCGATGGTCAGCCCCGACGATCCCGGGCTCATCGCCGCGCACGCCGACGTGCTCCACCGGCTCGGACGCCCCGCCGAGGCCGCCCCGCTCTACGAGGCCGCCGCGAAATCCGCCGACCCCGCGCGCAACCTTTACCGCGCCGGCCTGTGCTACGCCGACCTGCTCCAGTGGCCCCGCGCCGTGGCGTTGTGGGAGCTGGCGCGCGCGGCGGAGCCGGAAAACCCCAGCATCAACCGTGGCCTCGCCGTGGCGCACTGGGAAGCCGGCAACCTCGCGGCCGCCCGCGCCGCCATCGCGCGCTGCGAAGAACTCGACATCCCGCTCGACCCGGAATTCCTCCGCCAGGTCAACAGCGCCCCGGCAGAGTAA
- a CDS encoding MgtC/SapB family protein, whose protein sequence is MNSTSLLDAAGGLLNVAPLSWSAIFACIASGAIIGCERQIQGKPMGARTSILICLGTYALVTAGLGITNEVSDPTRVVGQIITGIGFLGAGVMMTRDGAVVGVTSAASIWMLAAIGIIIATSAPVLGIKLAVLSVIILVGLNYTETALRGLGGLAHRVLHPHMRESEEVEHTLPPGGERRRPARKPAEHE, encoded by the coding sequence ATGAACAGCACCTCCCTGTTGGACGCCGCGGGTGGCCTGCTCAATGTGGCGCCGCTCTCGTGGAGCGCGATTTTCGCCTGTATCGCTTCCGGGGCCATTATCGGGTGCGAGCGGCAGATCCAGGGAAAGCCCATGGGCGCGCGCACCAGCATCCTGATCTGCCTGGGCACCTACGCGCTGGTCACCGCGGGCCTGGGCATCACCAACGAGGTCTCGGACCCGACGCGCGTGGTGGGCCAGATCATCACCGGGATTGGATTCCTGGGCGCGGGGGTGATGATGACGCGGGACGGGGCGGTGGTGGGCGTTACCTCCGCCGCCAGTATCTGGATGCTCGCCGCGATCGGCATTATCATCGCCACGAGCGCCCCCGTGCTGGGTATCAAGCTGGCCGTGCTCTCCGTGATTATCCTGGTGGGCCTGAACTACACGGAAACGGCCCTGCGCGGGCTGGGCGGCCTGGCGCACCGCGTCCTGCATCCACATATGCGGGAATCGGAGGAAGTCGAGCACACGCTGCCGCCCGGTGGCGAACGGCGCCGCCCGGCGAGAAAGCCCGCGGAGCATGAATAG
- a CDS encoding response regulator — protein sequence MIDANTLQSPPTEIVVVEDKNEDRKSIVFALNTYVSPSHIAEFAREEDARRFFERLNASPGGDWERALRLIILDFHLDGHNSLPFLQRLRASRATRHTPVVIFSDSNERKDVARSYELGANAFVTKPVEYEAFGEAVQSIAEFWLETNRV from the coding sequence ATGATCGATGCCAATACCCTGCAATCTCCGCCGACGGAGATTGTGGTCGTAGAGGATAAGAATGAAGATCGGAAGTCGATCGTTTTTGCATTGAACACCTATGTCAGCCCGTCGCATATCGCGGAATTTGCCCGCGAGGAGGATGCGCGGCGCTTCTTCGAGCGCCTGAACGCGTCGCCCGGCGGCGACTGGGAGCGGGCGCTCCGCCTGATTATTCTCGACTTCCACCTGGACGGGCACAATTCCCTGCCCTTCCTGCAGCGGCTGCGGGCGAGCCGCGCGACACGGCATACCCCGGTGGTCATATTCTCCGACTCAAACGAGCGCAAGGATGTGGCCCGGAGCTACGAACTGGGGGCCAATGCGTTCGTTACCAAGCCGGTGGAATACGAGGCCTTTGGCGAGGCCGTCCAATCCATCGCCGAGTTCTGGCTCGAGACCAACCGGGTCTGA
- a CDS encoding AAA family ATPase, with protein sequence MLKRLYIDNYRCFSNFEWRPGARVLLAGSNGSGKSTIFDVLSLLKQFLTRQRATGEVFAGDSITRWDSRNKQTFELTVESEGQDFDYRLVVEHDPDRSQSRVFHERLTAGDTLLYEYEDFAAHLYRDDGSRGPSFPTDWSRSLIATLGNRSDNQNLVRFRDRMCRFYLFAPDPLRMNFKSEREVRDPDPGLAEIASWLRHLQAEDSGFANRLTGSLRHLLPGFSHYGLKSGSGDERSFSFHFSIPGRAGAAYELPFDRLSDGQRALTALYIVLNAVVKPDTTIGFDEPDNFVSLREIQPWLLSLEERQEATGCQVFLVSHHPEIIDHLTHLDETMLLERDASGIVRIGPFVWEDSDGAPASELMARGWASNA encoded by the coding sequence ATGCTGAAACGGCTCTATATCGACAACTACCGGTGCTTTTCCAACTTCGAGTGGCGGCCCGGGGCGCGCGTGCTCCTGGCAGGCTCGAACGGATCCGGCAAAAGCACAATTTTCGACGTGTTGTCTCTCCTGAAGCAGTTTCTTACCCGACAAAGGGCCACCGGCGAAGTCTTCGCGGGCGACTCCATCACCAGGTGGGACAGCAGGAACAAGCAAACTTTTGAATTGACCGTAGAGTCTGAAGGCCAGGATTTTGATTACCGGCTTGTTGTCGAGCACGACCCGGATCGATCGCAGTCCCGGGTATTCCACGAACGCCTGACCGCCGGTGATACTTTGCTTTACGAGTATGAGGATTTTGCGGCCCATTTGTATCGGGACGACGGTTCTCGCGGTCCGTCTTTTCCAACGGATTGGTCGCGCTCGCTCATCGCAACGCTCGGCAATCGATCCGACAATCAAAACCTGGTTCGCTTTCGCGATCGAATGTGCCGGTTTTATCTGTTTGCGCCCGATCCGCTTCGAATGAACTTCAAGTCGGAACGGGAAGTGCGCGACCCGGATCCCGGGCTGGCGGAGATAGCGTCGTGGCTCCGGCACCTGCAGGCGGAGGACTCCGGATTCGCAAATCGGCTTACCGGCTCCTTAAGGCATTTGCTACCCGGTTTTAGTCACTACGGCCTCAAGAGCGGATCGGGCGACGAACGCAGTTTCTCCTTTCATTTCTCCATCCCGGGACGCGCGGGCGCTGCATACGAGTTGCCTTTTGACCGATTGTCCGACGGGCAGCGGGCCTTGACCGCGCTTTACATTGTTCTGAACGCCGTCGTAAAGCCCGATACCACGATCGGCTTCGACGAACCAGACAACTTCGTGTCGTTGCGAGAGATTCAGCCCTGGCTGCTGAGTCTTGAGGAGCGGCAGGAAGCCACGGGCTGCCAGGTATTCCTGGTGTCGCACCACCCCGAAATCATTGACCACCTTACGCACCTGGATGAGACGATGCTCCTGGAGCGCGACGCAAGTGGAATCGTTCGAATCGGGCCCTTTGTGTGGGAAGATTCCGATGGGGCGCCAGCGTCCGAACTCATGGCGCGTGGCTGGGCAAGCAATGCATAG
- a CDS encoding response regulator transcription factor → MAAERILLVDDDRAMLDRLRKQLAREGYEVACTEDGAGALRRVVEFEPDLVILDISLPSDGGAEPLDGIEVLRRVREDFETPVLMLSATSVGAVKVMALTLGADDYLTKPFDPQEFLARVRAILRRMTRTAPSASELRFPGLRIDPESRRVWRDDQPVELTAIEFELLLTLAKRPNRVFSRDQLIEMAWKHSYYGVPKVVDVHIGHIRKKIEEDPLRPRYIITVRGVGYRFGEE, encoded by the coding sequence ATGGCGGCGGAGCGGATACTGCTGGTTGACGATGATCGCGCCATGCTTGATCGGCTGCGGAAGCAGCTGGCGCGGGAAGGCTACGAGGTCGCGTGCACCGAGGATGGGGCCGGCGCGCTCCGGCGGGTGGTGGAGTTTGAGCCGGACCTGGTGATACTGGATATTTCGCTGCCTTCCGACGGCGGCGCGGAACCGCTGGACGGGATCGAGGTGCTGCGGCGGGTGCGGGAGGATTTCGAGACGCCGGTGCTCATGCTCAGCGCCACGTCGGTGGGGGCCGTGAAGGTGATGGCGCTGACCCTGGGGGCGGACGACTACCTCACGAAGCCCTTCGACCCGCAGGAGTTCCTGGCCCGGGTTCGGGCTATTCTGCGGCGGATGACGCGCACGGCGCCCTCGGCGAGTGAACTGCGCTTTCCCGGCCTCCGTATTGACCCCGAGTCCCGGCGCGTGTGGCGGGACGACCAGCCGGTGGAGCTGACCGCGATCGAGTTTGAATTGCTGCTGACGCTTGCGAAGCGCCCCAACCGGGTATTCTCTCGCGACCAGCTGATCGAGATGGCGTGGAAGCACTCGTATTATGGGGTTCCCAAGGTGGTGGACGTGCATATTGGCCATATCCGCAAGAAGATCGAGGAAGATCCGCTGCGTCCCCGGTACATCATCACGGTGCGCGGGGTGGGCTACCGATTCGGCGAGGAATGA
- a CDS encoding PAS domain-containing protein, with the protein MNSPTAQTGWRDEALAVSYLDGLSDPVVALDPGGRILEANSAFSTFARADRADLLGRALGGALEHRPHLAPFVERAERLARAGDPGREILYLADGAGEEITLLLTAIPLGLPDRGRLRAIRVEDVTEMARERAANDAERIAATDSARALERLNEELEGFSYSVAHDLRAPLRFIDKFAYLLMDRHGHELSSEGLQYAEQIREGTRQMAQLVEDLLQFSRVTGQVLHRESVDLNRLVEQVIAEARYEIEDEDRAVDFRVGDLGIAEGDPTLVRQVFANLIGNAVKFTRGKDPAAIEISRRVEGGHGVYTVADNGVGFEADEAERLFTVFQRFHQPDEYEGSGVGLAVVKRVVSRHGGSVWAESHPGEGARFHFTIEPGAPAPGES; encoded by the coding sequence ATGAACTCACCGACCGCCCAGACCGGCTGGCGCGATGAAGCCCTGGCCGTCTCGTACCTGGACGGCCTCTCCGATCCCGTGGTGGCGCTCGATCCCGGCGGGCGCATCCTGGAGGCCAATAGCGCGTTCAGCACCTTTGCCCGCGCCGACCGCGCCGATTTGCTCGGGCGCGCGCTCGGGGGCGCACTCGAACACCGCCCGCACCTGGCCCCGTTTGTGGAGCGGGCGGAACGGCTGGCGCGGGCGGGTGATCCGGGCCGGGAAATCCTCTACCTGGCGGACGGGGCCGGCGAGGAGATCACGCTATTGCTGACGGCCATCCCGCTTGGACTTCCGGACCGGGGCCGCCTGCGGGCGATCCGGGTGGAGGACGTGACGGAGATGGCGCGGGAGCGTGCGGCCAACGACGCGGAGCGCATCGCGGCGACCGACAGCGCCCGTGCGCTGGAGCGGCTCAACGAGGAGCTGGAGGGGTTCTCGTATTCGGTGGCGCATGACCTGCGGGCGCCCCTCCGTTTCATCGACAAATTCGCGTACCTGTTGATGGACCGGCACGGGCACGAGCTTTCGTCCGAAGGCTTGCAGTATGCGGAGCAGATCCGGGAGGGCACGCGTCAAATGGCCCAGCTTGTGGAGGATTTGCTCCAGTTTTCGCGGGTTACGGGGCAGGTGCTCCACCGCGAATCCGTCGACCTGAACCGGCTGGTTGAGCAGGTCATCGCGGAAGCGCGGTATGAGATAGAGGACGAAGACCGCGCCGTGGACTTCCGGGTGGGCGATCTGGGCATCGCCGAGGGCGACCCGACGCTGGTGCGGCAGGTTTTCGCGAACCTGATCGGAAACGCGGTGAAGTTCACGCGCGGTAAGGACCCGGCGGCCATCGAGATTTCACGGCGCGTGGAGGGGGGCCATGGCGTCTATACGGTGGCGGACAATGGCGTGGGCTTCGAGGCGGACGAGGCGGAGCGCCTTTTTACCGTTTTCCAGCGTTTCCATCAGCCGGACGAATACGAGGGTTCGGGGGTCGGCCTGGCGGTGGTGAAGCGGGTCGTGAGCCGGCATGGCGGATCGGTATGGGCGGAGAGCCACCCCGGCGAGGGCGCGCGCTTTCACTTCACGATCGAGCCCGGCGCGCCGGCGCCCGGGGAATCCTGA